Proteins co-encoded in one Deltaproteobacteria bacterium genomic window:
- the flhB gene encoding flagellar biosynthesis protein FlhB, with protein sequence MADDDKDQERTEQPTSRRREQARQEGSFATSREVSTLFMITAGIVVLYFSSAWMYSGMSEVMRKYFGLFRGELTIKDVHTIFQDLSWRYFVIIAPALAIPLFGAISYVLQNGFNLSTKPLEPDFKKINPIAGLGKLISMNSLAELVKSVLKVSVLTYVVYVSVKAEWENLPFLIDVDSAASVLYVGQVTFRIMLRTVWVIAAIAVIDYAFQRWNFEKGLRMTKQQIKEEHKESEGDPIVKARIKSMQRDMSRKRMMQDVPKADVVVTNPTHIAVALKYDRSKSNAPIVVAKGAGLIAEKIKEIARKHGVPVLENKPLARGLYKAVKIGAEVPVNMYKAVAEVLAYVYRLKGKRGR encoded by the coding sequence ATGGCGGACGACGACAAGGACCAGGAACGGACAGAACAACCTACATCCAGAAGGCGCGAGCAGGCCCGCCAGGAGGGAAGCTTTGCGACCTCCCGCGAGGTCAGCACCCTATTCATGATAACCGCCGGGATAGTCGTCCTTTATTTTTCATCGGCCTGGATGTATTCGGGCATGTCCGAGGTCATGAGAAAGTATTTCGGCCTTTTCAGGGGCGAGCTGACCATTAAGGACGTGCATACGATTTTCCAGGACCTCTCCTGGAGATACTTCGTCATCATCGCCCCGGCGCTCGCAATACCCCTCTTCGGAGCAATATCGTACGTGCTCCAGAACGGCTTCAATCTTTCGACGAAGCCTCTTGAGCCTGATTTCAAGAAGATAAACCCGATAGCAGGGCTCGGAAAACTCATCTCGATGAACTCGCTTGCCGAGCTGGTGAAATCGGTCCTCAAGGTGTCGGTCCTCACGTATGTCGTTTACGTAAGCGTCAAGGCGGAATGGGAAAACCTGCCCTTCCTCATAGACGTGGACTCGGCCGCCTCGGTCCTGTACGTCGGGCAGGTCACATTCAGGATAATGCTCAGGACCGTCTGGGTTATAGCCGCCATAGCCGTGATCGACTACGCCTTCCAGAGGTGGAATTTCGAGAAGGGCCTCAGGATGACGAAGCAGCAGATAAAAGAGGAGCACAAGGAGTCCGAGGGCGATCCCATCGTGAAGGCCCGGATAAAGTCCATGCAGAGGGACATGTCCAGGAAGAGGATGATGCAGGACGTGCCCAAGGCCGACGTCGTGGTCACTAACCCCACGCACATCGCGGTCGCACTGAAGTACGACAGGTCGAAATCGAACGCCCCGATAGTGGTCGCCAAGGGCGCGGGCCTCATAGCTGAAAAGATAAAGGAAATAGCGCGGAAGCACGGGGTTCCGGTGCTCGAGAACAAGCCCCTGGCAAGGGGCCTTTACAAGGCAGTCAAGATAGGGGCCGAGGTGCCGGTCAACATGTACAAGGCCGTGGCCGAGGTCCTGGCTTACGTATACAGGCTCAAGGGAAAAAGAGGGAGATAG